The Tripterygium wilfordii isolate XIE 37 chromosome 17, ASM1340144v1, whole genome shotgun sequence genome has a window encoding:
- the LOC119982687 gene encoding DUF724 domain-containing protein 6-like isoform X4 → MVGFDSDQRLLFGKGTKVEVSNDEEGFKGAWYRASILESSPKSVYKKKKKVLVEYEALLMEDGSSPLVEHVDPAHIRPLPPEEESGCRVFELNEIVDAGYRDGWWVGTVKKVLEGSRYRVYFDNPPDVIDFDGRDLRLHWNWLLGNWFRPVKEQVADSIFSSGAAVEVNPDSPSLCDVWFPAIVIKDYGNDNFLVKYNTEYGEDVDAVKIYVDLLHIRPMPPCYLDRSYELLEKVDTSYGIGWRAGVITKVLAGGRYIVFFKQVNEDKEFSHSDIRPHLEWIDGKWISASKEIFVVPDCLEQSCDALNSNCNSEVVLQLESTGASHNSEVAVVLEMAGAFRNSQVDAQLEMTGAFKYHAEDENPRSTSVESKLMEQPAAGSENSPSYCLPASQKRFRIAAPNRYYMHSQPRKDPMQEDYEEIPLSRALKLKKSPLEMLTKDTTHGFTTPNKGGSVKRFSRSPAVVSWDFSQPKSSFSENNVVSQKAKYQKIHSATRKKRAVKSKSNITPVSVAGKRNRKRHIASMDMNEDSAKVNDPGVPLICASKAEGIRDLQAENSSQLQSKEPLKLKMDLNEKKNNQAGDKSAVLVLKINPQKSMGGSQKRKRGRPCKLVVSEPNIKEAGEVQQGAGDDIRETEAEDCVFSEVIVPMLQQVDSIGAPVLGIAEVSQEDGTRKEVDIAITAVSDDITDGDQPLSSWFGGNHSSTSFDELRLSSGRVDNGGRERRERQLNGAPESSPFVTVDDSVPYSTACSPFVKRSSVWQTIESMEVFRILPQEPHFYPLAECKEEHREGSAIGMMVTFASLFEKISTLQIDYPSSIFNRTLETLDDLEKYGFDVLGLKDRVRQLLSMKDGHVQLLNGSRDFEKELTVHIQETTRLDEETRETERKLSELQKQLEAIKSKKVVKDDMIAKLQSEMEAANSCVQNIRSDFQKQATASWKLP, encoded by the exons ATGGTGGGTTTCGATTCAGATCAACGATTACTCTTCGGTAAAGGCACAAAGGTGGAAGTAAGCAACGATGAGGAAGGCTTCAAAGGCGCATGGTACAGAGCCAGCATTCTTGAATCGTCTCCTAAATCTGTttacaagaagaaaaagaaagtcttGGTTGAATACGAGGCCTTGCTCATGGAAGACGGGTCCAGTCCTTTGGTTGAGCATGTGGACCCTGCTCACATTAGGCCTTTGCCGCCTGAAGAAGAAAGTGGCTGCCGGGTTTTTGAGCTAAATGAAATCGTTGATGCAGGGTACCGTGACGGGTGGTGGGTTGGTACTGTAAAGAAGGTTCTCGAGGGTTCCAGGTACAGAGTCTATTTTGATAACCCTCCAGATGTTATTGATTTCGATGGTAGAGATCTGAGGTTGCACTGGAATTGGTTACTTGGCAACTGGTTCCGACCCGTGAAAGAG CAAGTGGCAGACTCGATTTTTAGCTCTGGGGCAGCAGTGGAAGTAAATCCTGATAGCCCTAGCCTTTGTGATGTGTGGTTCCCTGCAATTGTTATTAAAGATTATGGCAACGACAATTTCTTGGTGAAGTATAACACAGAATATGGCGAGGACGTGGATGCAGTAAAAATTTATGTAGATTTGCTCCATATTAGACCTATGCCTCCCTGTTATCTGGATAGGAGTTATGAGTTACTGGAGAAAGTGGATACATCATATGGTATTGGTTGGCGGGCTGGAGTAATTACCAAAGTTCTTGCTGGTGGGAGGTACATTGTATTCTTTAAACAAGTTAATGAGGATAAAGAGTTCAGTCACTCAGACATAAGGCCTCATCTTGAATGGATTGATGGGAAATGGATCAGTGCGTCCAAG GAAATCTTCGTTGTTCCTGATTGTCTAGAACAATCTTGTGATGCCTTGAACAGTAACTGTAATTCTGAAGTAGTTCTTCAGCTTGAAAGTACCGGTGCTTCCCACAACTCTGAGGTGGCTGTTGTACTTGAAATGGCAGGTGCTTTCCGCAACTCTCAGGTTGACGCCCAACTTGAAATGACAGGTGCTTTCAAGTATCACGCTGAAGATGAAAATCCTCGTTCCACAAGCGTAGAGAGCAAACTGATGGAGCAGCCTGCTGCTGGCTCTGAAAACTCCCCTTCCTATTGTTTGCCTGCCAGCCAGAAAAGGTTTAggattgcagctcctaatcgtTATTATATGCATTCACAACCTCGCAAAGATCCAATGCAAGAAGATTATGAAGAGATTCCATTATCTAGAgcattgaagttaaagaagagCCCTCTTGAAATGTTAACTAAAGATACAACCCATGGTTTCACCACCCCAAACAAAGGTGGTTCGGTTAAGAGATTCTCTAGAAGCCCTGCAGTTGTTAGTTGGGATTTTTCTCAACCGAAGAGCTCTTTCTCCGAAAATAATGTTGTGAGTCAG AAGGCAAAGTATCAGAAAATCCATTCTGCAACAAGGAAAAAACGAGCtgtaaaatcaaagtcaaatatAACGCCTGTTTCAGTAGCGG GTAAGAGGAACAGGAAAAGACATATTGCTTCTATGGATATGAATGAAGATAGCGCAAAAGTGAATGATCCCGGGGTCCCTCTCATTTGTGCTTCCAAGGCCGAAGGAATTAGGGACTTGCAAGCTGAGAATTCTTCTCAACTTCAAAGTAAGGAACCATTGAAGCTAAAGATGGATCtgaatgagaagaaaaataatcaGGCAGGAGATAAGAGTGCG GTCCTCGTGCTGAAAATTAATCCACAGAAGAGTATGGGAGGCAgtcagaaaagaaagagaggaagacCGTGCAAGTTAGTTGTCTCTGAGCCGAATATTAAAGAGGCTG GTGAAGTGCAGCAGGGAGCTGGCGATGATATCCGTGAAACAGAGGCAGAGGATTGCGTATTTAGTGAGGTTATAGTGCCAATGCTCCAACAGGTGGATTCTATAG GTGCACCCGTACTGGGAATTGCTGAAGTTTCTCAAGAAGATGGCACGAGAAAAGAAGTGGACATTGCTATAACCGCAGTTTCAGATGATATTACTGATGGTGATCAACCTTTATCAAGTTGGTTTGGCGGGAATCATTCATCAACAAGTTTCGATGAGCTTC GACTATCCTCTGGTAGGGTTGACAATGGAGGGAGGGAAAGGAGAGAAAGACAACTTAATGGGGCACCAGAATCTTCTCCTTTTGTGACGGTAGACGACAGTGTACCATATAGTACTGCATGCTCGCCTTTTGTAAAGAGGTCGTCAGTTTGGCAAACCATTGAATCAATGGAAGTATTCCGAATATTGCCCCAAGAGCCACACTTCTATCCCTTAGCTGAATGTAAAGAAGAGCATAGAGAAGGATCTGCTATTGGCATGATGGTAACATTTGCTAGTTTGTTTGAGAAGATATCAACGTTGCAAATTGACTATCCAAGCAGCATATTCAATAGGACTCTCGAAACACTTGACGACTTGGAAAAGTATgggtttgatgttttgggattAAAAGATCGTGTTCGTCAATTGTTGTCGATGAAAGACGGGCATGTGCAGTTGCTAAATGGTTCCAGAGACTTTGAGAAGGAACTGACAGTGCATATTCAAGAGACAACAAGACTCGATGAGGAGACAAGGGAGACTGAAAGGAAGCTAAGTGAGTTGCAGAAACAACTTGAGGCAATAAAGTCGAAGAAGGTGGTGAAAGATGATATGATTGCCAAATTACAGTCAGAGATGGAAGCTGCAAATTCTTGCGTTCAGAATATCCGCTCTGATTTTCAGAAACAAGCTACTGCCTCTTGGAAACTGCCATGA
- the LOC119982687 gene encoding DUF724 domain-containing protein 6-like isoform X2, whose translation MVGFDSDQRLLFGKGTKVEVSNDEEGFKGAWYRASILESSPKSVYKKKKKVLVEYEALLMEDGSSPLVEHVDPAHIRPLPPEEESGCRVFELNEIVDAGYRDGWWVGTVKKVLEGSRYRVYFDNPPDVIDFDGRDLRLHWNWLLGNWFRPVKEQVADSIFSSGAAVEVNPDSPSLCDVWFPAIVIKDYGNDNFLVKYNTEYGEDVDAVKIYVDLLHIRPMPPCYLDRSYELLEKVDTSYGIGWRAGVITKVLAGGRYIVFFKQVNEDKEFSHSDIRPHLEWIDGKWISASKEIFVVPDCLEQSCDALNSNCNSEVVLQLESTGASHNSEVAVVLEMAGAFRNSQVDAQLEMTGAFKYHAEDENPRSTSVESKLMEQPAAGSENSPSYCLPASQKRFRIAAPNRYYMHSQPRKDPMQEDYEEIPLSRALKLKKSPLEMLTKDTTHGFTTPNKGGSVKRFSRSPAVVSWDFSQPKSSFSENNVVSQAKYQKIHSATRKKRAVKSKSNITPVSVAGKRNRKRHIASMDMNEDSAKVNDPGVPLICASKAEGIRDLQAENSSQLQSKEPLKLKMDLNEKKNNQAGDKSAVLVLKINPQKSMGGSQKRKRGRPCKLVVSEPNIKEAGEVQQGAGDDIRETEAEDCVFSEVIVPMLQQVDSIDSPGAPVLGIAEVSQEDGTRKEVDIAITAVSDDITDGDQPLSSWFGGNHSSTSFDELRLSSGRVDNGGRERRERQLNGAPESSPFVTVDDSVPYSTACSPFVKRSSVWQTIESMEVFRILPQEPHFYPLAECKEEHREGSAIGMMVTFASLFEKISTLQIDYPSSIFNRTLETLDDLEKYGFDVLGLKDRVRQLLSMKDGHVQLLNGSRDFEKELTVHIQETTRLDEETRETERKLSELQKQLEAIKSKKVVKDDMIAKLQSEMEAANSCVQNIRSDFQKQATASWKLP comes from the exons ATGGTGGGTTTCGATTCAGATCAACGATTACTCTTCGGTAAAGGCACAAAGGTGGAAGTAAGCAACGATGAGGAAGGCTTCAAAGGCGCATGGTACAGAGCCAGCATTCTTGAATCGTCTCCTAAATCTGTttacaagaagaaaaagaaagtcttGGTTGAATACGAGGCCTTGCTCATGGAAGACGGGTCCAGTCCTTTGGTTGAGCATGTGGACCCTGCTCACATTAGGCCTTTGCCGCCTGAAGAAGAAAGTGGCTGCCGGGTTTTTGAGCTAAATGAAATCGTTGATGCAGGGTACCGTGACGGGTGGTGGGTTGGTACTGTAAAGAAGGTTCTCGAGGGTTCCAGGTACAGAGTCTATTTTGATAACCCTCCAGATGTTATTGATTTCGATGGTAGAGATCTGAGGTTGCACTGGAATTGGTTACTTGGCAACTGGTTCCGACCCGTGAAAGAG CAAGTGGCAGACTCGATTTTTAGCTCTGGGGCAGCAGTGGAAGTAAATCCTGATAGCCCTAGCCTTTGTGATGTGTGGTTCCCTGCAATTGTTATTAAAGATTATGGCAACGACAATTTCTTGGTGAAGTATAACACAGAATATGGCGAGGACGTGGATGCAGTAAAAATTTATGTAGATTTGCTCCATATTAGACCTATGCCTCCCTGTTATCTGGATAGGAGTTATGAGTTACTGGAGAAAGTGGATACATCATATGGTATTGGTTGGCGGGCTGGAGTAATTACCAAAGTTCTTGCTGGTGGGAGGTACATTGTATTCTTTAAACAAGTTAATGAGGATAAAGAGTTCAGTCACTCAGACATAAGGCCTCATCTTGAATGGATTGATGGGAAATGGATCAGTGCGTCCAAG GAAATCTTCGTTGTTCCTGATTGTCTAGAACAATCTTGTGATGCCTTGAACAGTAACTGTAATTCTGAAGTAGTTCTTCAGCTTGAAAGTACCGGTGCTTCCCACAACTCTGAGGTGGCTGTTGTACTTGAAATGGCAGGTGCTTTCCGCAACTCTCAGGTTGACGCCCAACTTGAAATGACAGGTGCTTTCAAGTATCACGCTGAAGATGAAAATCCTCGTTCCACAAGCGTAGAGAGCAAACTGATGGAGCAGCCTGCTGCTGGCTCTGAAAACTCCCCTTCCTATTGTTTGCCTGCCAGCCAGAAAAGGTTTAggattgcagctcctaatcgtTATTATATGCATTCACAACCTCGCAAAGATCCAATGCAAGAAGATTATGAAGAGATTCCATTATCTAGAgcattgaagttaaagaagagCCCTCTTGAAATGTTAACTAAAGATACAACCCATGGTTTCACCACCCCAAACAAAGGTGGTTCGGTTAAGAGATTCTCTAGAAGCCCTGCAGTTGTTAGTTGGGATTTTTCTCAACCGAAGAGCTCTTTCTCCGAAAATAATGTTGTGAGTCAG GCAAAGTATCAGAAAATCCATTCTGCAACAAGGAAAAAACGAGCtgtaaaatcaaagtcaaatatAACGCCTGTTTCAGTAGCGG GTAAGAGGAACAGGAAAAGACATATTGCTTCTATGGATATGAATGAAGATAGCGCAAAAGTGAATGATCCCGGGGTCCCTCTCATTTGTGCTTCCAAGGCCGAAGGAATTAGGGACTTGCAAGCTGAGAATTCTTCTCAACTTCAAAGTAAGGAACCATTGAAGCTAAAGATGGATCtgaatgagaagaaaaataatcaGGCAGGAGATAAGAGTGCG GTCCTCGTGCTGAAAATTAATCCACAGAAGAGTATGGGAGGCAgtcagaaaagaaagagaggaagacCGTGCAAGTTAGTTGTCTCTGAGCCGAATATTAAAGAGGCTG GTGAAGTGCAGCAGGGAGCTGGCGATGATATCCGTGAAACAGAGGCAGAGGATTGCGTATTTAGTGAGGTTATAGTGCCAATGCTCCAACAGGTGGATTCTATAG ACTCTCCAGGTGCACCCGTACTGGGAATTGCTGAAGTTTCTCAAGAAGATGGCACGAGAAAAGAAGTGGACATTGCTATAACCGCAGTTTCAGATGATATTACTGATGGTGATCAACCTTTATCAAGTTGGTTTGGCGGGAATCATTCATCAACAAGTTTCGATGAGCTTC GACTATCCTCTGGTAGGGTTGACAATGGAGGGAGGGAAAGGAGAGAAAGACAACTTAATGGGGCACCAGAATCTTCTCCTTTTGTGACGGTAGACGACAGTGTACCATATAGTACTGCATGCTCGCCTTTTGTAAAGAGGTCGTCAGTTTGGCAAACCATTGAATCAATGGAAGTATTCCGAATATTGCCCCAAGAGCCACACTTCTATCCCTTAGCTGAATGTAAAGAAGAGCATAGAGAAGGATCTGCTATTGGCATGATGGTAACATTTGCTAGTTTGTTTGAGAAGATATCAACGTTGCAAATTGACTATCCAAGCAGCATATTCAATAGGACTCTCGAAACACTTGACGACTTGGAAAAGTATgggtttgatgttttgggattAAAAGATCGTGTTCGTCAATTGTTGTCGATGAAAGACGGGCATGTGCAGTTGCTAAATGGTTCCAGAGACTTTGAGAAGGAACTGACAGTGCATATTCAAGAGACAACAAGACTCGATGAGGAGACAAGGGAGACTGAAAGGAAGCTAAGTGAGTTGCAGAAACAACTTGAGGCAATAAAGTCGAAGAAGGTGGTGAAAGATGATATGATTGCCAAATTACAGTCAGAGATGGAAGCTGCAAATTCTTGCGTTCAGAATATCCGCTCTGATTTTCAGAAACAAGCTACTGCCTCTTGGAAACTGCCATGA